The proteins below come from a single Chryseobacterium sp. MA9 genomic window:
- the yaaA gene encoding peroxide stress protein YaaA, producing the protein MKIITSPAKLMNVDNSTDLLKSSTPRFIEEAAFIQSYLKEKSPKYLSELMEISSKLADENWERNQKWKSKPTSKESAPAMFAFTGEVYRGLDAKTLDKNAVDYLQKNYRMLSGLYGLLKPSDKVMLYRLEMGRPFEFEQYKNLYGFWREKITEQLNSEMKKGEILLHLASNEYGKVIDRKKLNHKVIDFDFYELKDGKLKTIVVYTKHARGLVVRFCAETNAKTLEDVKAFNYEGYRIDEEKSTDTKLVFTR; encoded by the coding sequence ATGAAAATTATAACATCTCCTGCAAAATTAATGAACGTAGACAACTCAACAGACCTGTTGAAATCTTCCACTCCCAGATTCATTGAAGAAGCAGCATTTATACAGTCTTATTTAAAAGAAAAATCTCCCAAATATCTTTCCGAACTGATGGAAATATCATCTAAACTGGCTGATGAAAACTGGGAAAGAAATCAAAAATGGAAATCCAAGCCTACTTCAAAAGAATCTGCTCCGGCCATGTTTGCTTTTACAGGAGAAGTATATAGAGGATTGGATGCCAAGACCCTGGATAAAAATGCGGTAGACTATCTGCAGAAAAACTACAGAATGCTTTCCGGGCTTTACGGTCTGCTGAAACCATCTGATAAAGTAATGCTTTACAGATTGGAAATGGGGCGTCCTTTTGAGTTTGAACAATATAAAAACCTGTATGGGTTCTGGAGAGAAAAAATTACAGAACAATTGAATTCTGAAATGAAAAAAGGAGAAATACTTCTTCACCTTGCCAGCAATGAATATGGGAAAGTAATCGACAGAAAAAAACTGAACCATAAAGTGATCGATTTTGATTTTTATGAATTAAAAGACGGAAAACTGAAAACCATTGTGGTATACACCAAGCATGCAAGAGGTCTTGTGGTAAGATTTTGTGCTGAGACTAACGCCAAGACACTGGAAGATGTAAAAGCGTTCAACTATGAAGGTTATAGAATTGATGAAGAGAAGTCTACAGATACTAAACTGGTTTTTACAAGATAA
- a CDS encoding CPBP family intramembrane glutamic endopeptidase: protein MGFNGKYSIGILLTFVLLVAAMLYSFPVITLITGIRGITADSFFLSRIVIWIVLIIIFLYNIWVEKGAFLLKKETPYSILFYIKAVLSLYFICMIGGAVLNTIILFFIPEKISDKLLNLVPIFKNNYFLIIFMCLTAAIVEEFLMRGYIQPRIEKIYNNPTAGVIISAVLFGILHSTYGTIGQVLGPFFIGIVFALFYKRYSNIKILIICHFMIDFISLMALNFINIKHLSVF, encoded by the coding sequence ATGGGGTTTAATGGGAAATATTCTATAGGAATTTTACTCACTTTTGTGCTTTTGGTTGCAGCAATGCTTTATTCTTTCCCGGTTATCACTCTGATTACAGGAATAAGAGGAATTACAGCAGACAGCTTTTTTCTCAGTAGGATTGTGATATGGATCGTTTTGATCATTATATTTCTGTACAATATATGGGTTGAAAAGGGGGCATTTTTATTAAAAAAAGAAACTCCATATTCCATTCTATTTTATATTAAAGCTGTTCTGAGCTTATATTTTATCTGCATGATTGGCGGAGCAGTTCTGAATACAATAATCCTATTTTTTATCCCTGAAAAAATAAGTGATAAACTTCTTAATCTTGTACCTATTTTTAAGAACAATTATTTCTTAATTATTTTCATGTGCCTCACAGCTGCTATTGTAGAAGAATTTCTGATGCGGGGTTATATACAGCCCAGGATTGAAAAAATCTATAATAATCCCACTGCAGGAGTTATTATTTCAGCCGTTTTATTTGGAATTCTGCACAGCACATATGGTACCATAGGTCAGGTTCTCGGACCTTTTTTTATTGGAATTGTTTTTGCCTTATTTTATAAACGCTATTCAAATATTAAAATTCTGATCATCTGTCATTTCATGATTGATTTTATCTCTCTGATGGCTCTGAATTTTATTAATATTAAACATTTATCTGTATTTTAA
- a CDS encoding 2OG-Fe(II) oxygenase encodes MKNIIQKIENVDWPYLTETMHENGYAVISNLLSEDECELLKSNYDNSALYRKTVVMARHRFGLGEYKYFDYPLPEIIQIIRTSIYPYLAPIANSWFRALHIETQFPLNHQEFLQQCHTNGQQKATVLILKYKEGGFNTLHQDLYGDIYFPIQIVLMLSEPDKDFTGGEFVLTQQIPRAQSKAIVLKPKKGDVLIFTTQFKPEKGIKGYYRVNMKHGVSEVQEGSRYALGIIFHDATN; translated from the coding sequence ATGAAGAATATCATTCAAAAAATAGAAAATGTAGATTGGCCGTATCTTACGGAAACAATGCATGAAAACGGATATGCTGTAATTTCTAATCTGTTATCGGAGGACGAGTGTGAGTTATTGAAATCCAACTATGACAATTCCGCTCTTTACCGAAAAACGGTTGTGATGGCCAGACACCGTTTTGGCCTTGGTGAATATAAATATTTTGATTATCCGCTGCCTGAAATAATTCAGATCATACGGACGAGTATTTATCCGTATCTGGCTCCTATTGCCAATTCCTGGTTTAGAGCCTTACATATTGAGACTCAATTTCCTTTAAATCATCAGGAATTTTTACAACAATGTCATACCAACGGCCAGCAAAAAGCGACTGTCTTAATTTTGAAATATAAAGAAGGCGGTTTTAATACTTTACACCAGGATTTATATGGTGATATATACTTTCCTATCCAAATCGTGTTAATGCTCAGCGAACCAGACAAAGATTTTACAGGTGGAGAATTTGTACTCACTCAGCAAATCCCGAGAGCGCAGTCAAAAGCTATTGTTTTAAAACCTAAAAAAGGAGATGTCCTCATTTTCACCACTCAATTTAAGCCCGAAAAAGGAATCAAGGGATACTACAGAGTCAATATGAAACATGGAGTAAGTGAAGTTCAGGAAGGAAGTCGATATGCTTTGGGTATTATTTTCCATGATGCAACCAATTAA
- a CDS encoding Ada metal-binding domain-containing protein: MIQHSQLSNESLRSRIHSQDIRFGGNIKLKIYGLLGCSSGKRMKIENRIFFKNEEEALQNNYRPCGHCMREAYKKWKEGIY, encoded by the coding sequence ATGATTCAGCATTCTCAGCTATCCAACGAAAGCCTTAGAAGTAGAATCCACAGTCAAGACATTCGTTTTGGGGGAAATATCAAACTGAAAATTTATGGGTTACTTGGTTGTAGTTCAGGAAAAAGAATGAAGATAGAAAACAGAATTTTCTTTAAGAACGAAGAAGAGGCATTACAAAACAACTACCGTCCCTGTGGACATTGTATGAGAGAAGCATATAAAAAATGGAAAGAGGGAATATATTGA
- a CDS encoding L-threonylcarbamoyladenylate synthase yields the protein MAKILKIYPDNPQENLVNEVIKTLNNGGLIIYPSDTIYALGCNIFDIKAMEKLAQLKKMKLEKSKFSIICNDLSHLSDFTRPIDTSIFRFLKSHLPGPFTFILEANKSLPLAYKGHKTIGIRVPDHPIPQLIVEKLGHPIASTSIKDDDEIIEYSTDPELIAEKYDHLVDIVIDSGYGDNVASTIVDLTSGEPEIIRQGKGII from the coding sequence ATGGCAAAAATATTAAAAATTTACCCAGACAACCCACAGGAAAATCTTGTGAATGAGGTCATTAAAACTTTAAATAATGGCGGGCTGATTATCTATCCTTCTGATACGATATATGCTTTAGGCTGTAATATTTTTGATATAAAAGCCATGGAAAAACTGGCTCAGCTCAAAAAAATGAAACTTGAGAAGTCTAAATTCTCGATTATCTGTAATGATCTCAGCCATCTTTCCGACTTTACAAGACCTATTGACACCTCGATTTTCAGATTTCTGAAAAGCCATCTTCCCGGACCGTTTACTTTTATCCTTGAAGCGAACAAAAGTTTACCCTTAGCATATAAAGGTCATAAAACAATTGGTATCCGTGTTCCTGATCACCCGATTCCGCAACTGATTGTTGAAAAATTAGGACATCCTATTGCTTCCACTTCTATTAAGGACGATGATGAAATCATTGAATATTCTACTGATCCGGAGCTGATCGCAGAGAAATATGATCATTTGGTAGATATCGTTATTGATTCTGGATATGGAGATAATGTGGCATCCACTATTGTAGACCTTACTTCCGGAGAACCGGAGATTATCCGTCAGGGAAAAGGAATTATTTAA